The Melanotaenia boesemani isolate fMelBoe1 chromosome 8, fMelBoe1.pri, whole genome shotgun sequence DNA window TGTGTGGGGGCCTGTTGCTGCAGACGTTACTGAAGAGAATGAAAATCTCTGTCAGACTGAAGAGAAACTTTCCTGGTCAGACATTTCTTATTTCATAATAATCAGTGAGCTGCatccttttctttaaaatgtcataaatgttaataatgtgtattttgaaGTGTGGGACTGGTACCATTTTTAATCTGATACACTTGATCTCTTACATCTGATTTTATGACTTTACAGACGGCTGTTTGAGAATGTGGTTTGTATAGTTTTACAATATTTCATCTGTAGAAACTTTTACAGAACAGGTTGAAGTCAGACGTGTTTGCTTTGTGCCAGATTTAGTACATTTATTTAGACTGTCAGTccaaataaacagtaaacagtttttataaacagtttttatttctttaaggtTCATATCATCTCTGCTGATTGCTTCACTCTGTATAACAGTACTACATCCTTTaagtattatgtttttttaataacagcataaatttatattataggtactttaaaatgtattattttacatgTCTTTTTCTCTAAACCTACCATGTATTAATACTTTATCAgtagtttaatgtgtttttcttttctcttcttaaaAATACCTTGTAGGTCCGCAGCCATTCTAAAATTGCTGaatgtaatatttaattatttacatcAAACTACTccacacaaattaattaaattgtcatttggttttctctccattttaaAACTGTATAAAGAAAATCTTCATCTAGATCCGAAGTGATTGATCGAGCGGCCGATTAAAGCCCTTTTCTAAACAATTATATTTGGACGGAGTTTAGCCGATTAAACGCTGATATATTCTTAGTTTCTCATAAAAAGGTAAATGTTGTCAAGCTGCAGAGTCGTGCAGAATGATGTTGCTCCaccgtttgtccactagatggagctctgactctATTCATCCTCACTCCTTCAGCCTGGCAGCAATACAGGGGTTGGCATAGCGGAGCTTGATGACAGCTACTTTTATAACAACGCTGTGaaattaaaggtacagtgtgtagcttatttgactttttatttgtaaaaatcaAGTATTGGTATCATAAATACGTATTTTACCAAAGTCCAATCACAATCACATCCAAATGAAAGCGTTCTCATAGCTTAGAATGAGTTGATTATAAAAACAGGTGGCGGTGTACCCAACTGGAGACTGCCAGCTTTGAATACAGTAGCCAAAAGGGGACAAACTTGTTAGCCTTACGTGTTTTACCTGATAGCCCCTGCTGTTTAGGGGGTGATGGTAAAAAACAAGCAAGACTACCGTGGATCATACAGGTTGCCAGTTTACATTGAAATGGAGGACCATCCATACTCTTTGTCCCACAAGACGGAGGAAAAAAtagggaagaaaagaaaaagaaataataacctGGAAAAAAATGAGTGTGTACATTCGTGGAGCATTTACCACATGGAGGCAATTGATGAAGGAGAGGGACTTCAAAGCTGCATGTTTCTTCTCTTCAAATCATCAGCAGCTTTTCACAGATTTTTGGAAGAAATCTTACATTGATTTacagaacaaataaagaaaaaaataaataaagagcccctttagctgctgcttcacagcGCTTCATACTACTAGTTTACAACAGCAGAAATGGAAGAGTAATAATCTGAAgaatatgttaaaaatatagCTGACAAAAAAATGGCTGCTTTCTAATATAAACACCATCATCTGAAAATCTAAACAGAAAAAGTTTCTCTCAGTATTAAACTGAtaataacaatgtttttatgAGACTCTTTAAGCTTCCTGTTGACCTCCAAACTGGGCTCATGGTTACATGTATAATGGGCAAGAAACATTTCAGCATGATGGACTTCTGGGTGCAACTTTGCATTTTTGTGCAAACTGTTTCAATGAGAAGTTTCTTCTTTATCTGCAccatgtttctgtgttgtgcagACAGGCCCAGACTCATGAACTTGTCAGGTAAAAAAATAGCATTATTCTGtagctttttttaaaccactgaTAATCCCTACAACCTAACTATGTTATTTATAATAACTAAACATAATCAAACATgtagtaaaaacaaattaagaacATTGAAAGAATTGCAACTGAATGCGATCAGAATAAAAGCTAAGATAAGATATTTCCCGTTGTGGGCAATGATGCAAGAGGGCTGCAGCGCCAAACAAAGAGacacaatataaaacaaaacaatgtcacaATACAGGCACATGTCAACAATAAATAACACTAACAATACTATTACATGTCATCCTGACGCATGGGACAGTATACAGCaccaattaataaataaaactgattattaCTCAACCCTTAATTCATACCAAATATGCAAGAAAATCACAAGAAGTTTCCACATGACTGATATTTTACTGATGTTTACAagtttttttattctctgatgTTAAAAAAAGGTATATTTTCAGGAATCATGATGAAGTTCCTGTGATCTAAGAGCACTTTCGATGAAGTAAGAGAAACTTTGCTCTTTGGGTTCAGAAATGTTGATCATATACATATCCAAGGCAGATAATTCTTTATATGACTCACGTCTAAAGCACCAGTGTTGTTTCTCTGTCAACATTGGTGCATATTCCTCCTTTTCAGCCTCCTTCTCCTGCAGGGTTCCCCAGAGATCAATTCCAGGCTCtattcttttttctatttacatagattttttttcacctaATGTTTAGGTCCTAAGCTGCATGTGGGGTTAATTTCAGACTATAAATCAATAGTTATGATGTTTTGTGGGATTGATTGTCTAGCAGGGGAGTGTTAAATCTGTTAAGGGTAGGAAACTGTCAAGCCTCTCAGTTTCAGTTAGCTCCTCCATCACACACAGCAACAGGAGAACCTGACAAACACAACTGAAACCCAAAGGGCATATAgagaaatcagaccaggtgacctaacgagccaggaacagaaaacacagcacatgagggaaaactacaaactgaactaaacatgacaaaaccaaaaacccaaaccatgatctaaacagaaactaaacatgacaaacaccagACTATAAAGCAAGATCATGAAACATGACGCTGTTACCActtcatacaaaataaaatagcttTTATCAACTTTGAAAAGTTATTAAGAAAAGTTTTACTTTCAAACCTTAAATTGTAAAACTCAGCCGCTACTTTATTTTTTGGATTAAATCATTTTCTAATTATTAGTCGGACCAGATGTGAAtcagaaggaaaacagaaacagattaATAACTTCCAGCCTGCTGCAGAGCGGAGCTGCAacaattgaaaataaattaaaataatactggccccaacatttttcaaaatggtgacacaaataaaggaaaatggttacttacccccaaacataaactctgccaccattactgtactattaaaaccaggtaaagaccccacaataccatctagctacagacccatatcactgataaatgcagaccttaaaataatttgcaaagcattagctggaaggttagagaaagtaactcctctcattatacaccctgatcaaacaggctttataaagggcagatattcctctgttaacatgcggagactaattaatataatagattattctaccatcaataacctggaaacaataatagtttctttagatgcagagaaagcttttgatcgtgttaactggaaatatttactagctactctaaacagattcggctttggcccatctttcattaactggattaaaatcttatacagttgtcctaatgcgagtgttagaacaaatgACCAGACCTCTGCAAGTTTTAATCTGcaaaggggtaccagacaaggttgtccactatctccctcactttttgctatatttattgaaccgctggccgctgcaattagacaaaataaagctattaaaggcattcagtccaaaaatatatttcataaaataagtctttatgctgatgacgttttactattcctccagaactcacaaacctctctatctgaaacagtctcactaattaataaattctcatcactgtcggactactccgttaactggtctaagagtacagttctacccatcaactgtagcttgcaaaatctacccagcatcaccttaaaatcaggtactattagatacctgggtgtaaatattccctcccggctctcagaactaacaaaacttaatctcACTCACCtccttaagactatagaagatgatcttgctcgctggaaatctctacccatttcactcatggggagagttgccaccataaaaatgatggttctacccaaaatcaactatttgttttctatgattcccatgaaacccccctctacctggtttaaatcgctagaatcacacatctcccgatttctctggaaaaataaaccaccccggatcagtttaaaaactttacagaagccgaaagatagaggaggattagacttgcctaactttcaacattacttcctagctaatagattgcaatatgtcctaaaatggctcaaacctagtccactagatgacctgtggatagacatagagcaaacattttgtgacaatttggaaatttctgatcttccttttttcagcttaagtataaaaaagcaaaagtgctttaaaagtgtcaacatcagcacttctctgacagcctggtgggaatttctcaataaaaccaactcctcagtaataccatgtaaactcacacccatctggaacaatcctgatattctactaaacaaaaatatgctaaactttaaccaatggattaacaaaggaattaaatactttgaacatattatccataacagaaacattttatctttcaatacactctcatcacaatatgggattaacagcaacagattcttagaatatcaacagctcaaaaccctaatacacacaaaattcccccttcaccgaacagatctggaacttcctccaatagtagcagattttatggacctctgtacccccaaattactttcaaaaatatacagattaatgttaaaaatagatgactcaaCCAGGATATGTTTGTGCGGCCtgggggctctctggtcccctggtgtggtggcgtgggctgccgggggtgggtgggcgtccggggcACTCATGCGTTGGGCTCTTGGCGGGaccgggcctttgcccctcttccctcgggtggtcttggggaggcgggggtgcctacagcggccagctggggagttggctgcctgggacggggatctctctcccatttgtgcccctccccgagcccctctcctcccccgccaccccacatcatacacactgcacatagggcactgtggggtgggtggaggcggtgggtttggctgaggggtccccattgcgggatcccccggtggacccctgcaactgcccgccccactagattttaatcacaacctagacatcaatatacatttagggcctcggtgggatgggcacatgggctgtgggtgggcggacaggagccaccgaggtggcccttcctccatcccctccctttgtgacctctctccccccgattttatttacatgttagacactaccacatttaacagtactgcactacacacataacacacactcacacacactgagggagtcctgagggggtcctgctgcctggcagcagtgggacccatcaccatctcatggctccttccagtttttaattgcattataaatagcccatactcatgcacacacaactcaggctggggggcaggggggccggggtcttcctacgcccttGTGAGAATGGGTAAGGTTTGGGGTAAAGAGgttcttttttggtttttttttttttggggggggggggggggacctacggacatgttcttgtccctggggtgcctagccttggtgttgggttggcgtggcccacggtggttttgcctggggcggtcgggccccgtcgggttcctgggtggggttttgctggggggaaagggtggcccttgggcctgtggggcgcctgccctccgtgtGGCCCGCGCCGCAGCGCCCAGCGCCCGGCGCCCGGCGcctgctgggcctgctcgccatcgccctgggctgcccggtgctgCCGCTGCTCTGTccgctttggctgtcccgggcttggtactctgtggatctgcttggcctttggggcctcgggctccccccgtcccccgctgatgcttcggggtgcggcgtgatcgcggcccccttgcgggtacacatttcctccttgttgcatggccacacatgcatattaacacgtgcatgctcacaaacgtgctcgtctctccatccgcttctcactagatgtagctgatgtttgtgtgttggtacgttcatctgcaggtgcgtttgatgactattgtaattttttatatcatcatcattctatctttctttcggtatcatgtagtactgtggtagtttatgttgttgtttttttgtgtgatatgttctgggcagcatagacaactgttatttccacattttaatcctgtccttttctcccttttttttttttttttttttttttttttctctctctctcttcctctatctccctgtcaggtttggcactgacatataagactaaagaaaataagattacaataaaaataataaaaatatcaagggcagccatgtatataacatgtctcccttggtagagcaaatctgtcaagcaaaatatggcacacagaccaccgttctgtatgttaggttGCTGGAGAGGAcagggtaaaagaaaaaaaaaaaaaaaaaagaaaataaattaaaatattgatcaaaataacaACGTTTACATTTCCTGGCAAAATAATCTAACAGTGTAGATGTCGCaggtgcagagaaaacatcacattttcttCATGATCTAGAAGTTTCAGTGGAGTTATTCCTCCTCCTGGTGGTTGTACAgttaattacaattaaaatcCACTGTGACTACAGCAACAGTTAATAATGAGATGAAAACAATAATCATAGTTTTTATTCAAAGCtattatttaaagttaaaactaCTATATAAACCATATTTTTAGTGTTAAACGTTACAAAAACTGAAGTCTCCATATGAAACTCTTTATGTTGGGGTTTTATTTTCCTGAGTTGAAGTATCTGTCAAAATTCTCCGTCACTCTGATCTTAgttttctaatattttctgACTCCATAAGTCATGTTGTAGAGCTTTACTCATGTTTTAAATCTAGCGTGCTGTCCACAAAGGAGTGTCCCTCAAACTGTCTTGAAATGAGTGGTTGACCCTTCTGAGGTCCTTTGATGGTGGACTAAATGATGGACTCATGAAGTGatttaaatttgaagtttatgtTGAAAGTTGAGCAAAGCAGCTGTTGAGCCTCAGCAGATAACAGAGGGTCAGTATCGTCTCTGTGGAGAGTCTCTAAAGGAAAATTGCAAACAACAGTAGAAGAGGCTGAAAATAGAAGTAGATCTGTTCCAAGTCTGCACTGATACTGCAGATGAGGCGCTTCATGTTACATGTTAGTTCCTGTAGCCACTCCTAGCAGGTGTTTCTATGTTCCCGCCCCTCCACAGATCTCTCTTCATCAGGATGGGTCTGAGCAACATGGTGGAACATGCAGCTGCTGGTAAGACTCATTTCCTGCTTCATGTGAGATCTGTTGTCCTTCAGAGCGCACACACTCTTTCTATTCAGGGAAAGTTAAACTGTTTGACAGTTACTGTGAAGAGGAAAATGGCGCAGCAGGAAAATCAGCTCAACCCAGAAACCTTCTCttgttccatctgtctggatctaCTGAAGGATCCGGTGACTATTCCCTGTGGACACAGCTACTGCATGAACTGTATTAAATCCCACTGGGATGGAGAGGATCAGAAGGGAATCTACAGCTGCCCTCAATGTAGGCAGACCTTCACACCGAGACCTGTCCTGGTGAAAAACACCATGTTAGCAGCTTTAGTGAagcagctgaagaagactggacttcaagctgctcctgctgatcactgctatgctggacctgaagatgtggcctgtgatttctgctctggaagaaaactgaaagccatCAAGTCCTGTTTATTCTGTCTGGCCTCTTACTGTGAGAAACACCTTCAGTCTCATTATGATGTGGCTccattaaagaaacacaagctggtggagccctccaagaacctccaggagaacatctgctctcgtcatgatgaggtgatgaagatgttctgccgtactgatcagaagtgtatctgttatctctgccctgtggatgaacataaaggccacgacacagtctcagctgcagcagaaaggactgagaggcagagagagctggaggtgagtcgacaagaaatccagcagagaatccaggacagagagaaagatgtgaagctgcttcaacaggaggtggaggccatcaatcactctgctgataaaacagtggaggacagtgagaagatcttcactgagctgatccgtctcatccagaaaagaagctctgatgtgaagcagcagatcagatcccagcaggaaactgaagtgagtggagtcaaagagcttcaggagaagctggagcaggagatcactgagctgaagaggaaagacgctgagctgaagcagctctcacacacagaggatcacaaccagtttctacacaactacccctcactgtcagcactcagtgagtctacacactcatccagcatcaatatCTGTCCTCTGAgatactttgaggatgtgacagcagctgtgtcagagctcagagataaactacaggacattctgacagacagatggacaaacatctcactgacagtcactgatgtggatgttttactgtcacaaccagaaccaaagaggagagctggattcttaaaatattcatgtgaaatcacactggatccaaacacagcacacacactgctgttacTGTCAGAGGGAAACAGAAAGGTGACAAGAATGGATCAACACCAGTCTTATTCtagtcatccagacagattcacTGAACACTGGCAGGTTCTGAGTAGAGAGAGTCTGACTGGacgttgttactgggaggtggaaATGAAAGGAGACGTTTTTGTAGCAGTCGCATACAAGAATATCAGCAGAGCAGGATATGAAAGTGGATTTGGATTTAATGACAAATCTTGGGCATTATATTGTTTCCAAAAAAGTTATACTTTTTGGTACAACAACATCGGTACCTCCATCTCAGGTCCTCGGTCCTCCAGAGTAGGAGTGTATCTGGATCACAGAGCAGGTAGTTTGTCCTTCTACAGCGTCTCTGAAACCAggactctcctccacagagtccagaccacattcactcagccgCTCTATGCTGGACTTTATTTTCATCCTGGATCCAGTGCTGAGTTGTGTGAAGTGAAGTaaagttattttctctgcttgttgCTGAGACTTCATTGTTGTGatgtctctgctctgctgttctgttgtttatttgactttttatttgctggtttttcctgtttgtttctttttggaggaaatcactgctaatgatgatttttatttccatcaacatgaaaatctgaacttctctgttctctaaatatgtgttgaatatttgtattgatgtatttgtatgttgttgtttctcttccacttcatggagccaaacagagaaaccagcagaccttccttcatcacacattattttactctcaacactttggaaatgtaaaaatcattattaacaacaagattttattaatattcTCATTTCCACTGATTCTTGTGTGAACCAGAGACTGTATATAGTGTAAACTGTGTTTTCATTATTGGGCTGATCTCATTCATCTGATCAGATCAGTTTATTCTTGCAGTAATGACGCTCCtgcaaatatgaaaacatttaagtttCAAACTAAAACTCTCAGTAAAAATCTCCTTGATAACCCAGAACCAGGATGTTCTGATTCTTTAGACTAAACTTGGATTTTTGCTGTAAAGAATAAATTCTGGATTCATCCTGAACATGAATTGAGTTTGTGTGAGAACTGAAGTGAGGCTGTAATACCAGACAAAGACAAagatatttaaaagctgtgtttCAGTATATTTAGTGAGTTTCTGCTGCTGTCATTGATGCACTATTAGAAATGTGACTATTGATCAGAATATTATAAAGactgtaaaataaagagaaattttCTGCGGTGGGAAAGAGAACTGAAGCATCTTTGTTCTGGTCCAGGTATTATGAGATTACAGCATCATCACAGGTACGAGTGTCGAGCAGGTCAAAGTAAAGAGGAGTTTCCAACTTTATATTCATCTAAATGTTTCATCACATTTTAGTCTTAAAAATCTTTcctgtatttttctgttattgaaccaaaagagaaactgaactgactttgagaaaaacaactgaaatatgGAGCCAAgaattatttacaataaaagaagtaaatgtttCTGTGATGGATTTAGCAAACTGGACCGTAAACAGTATCAGGACAGGATTGGATTGAAAACAGGTTTATTGAATAATAGTGAGTGGCTTCCAGGAAAACCGGGTCCGGTCTCGTAGCCCGCTAGCCTGCGAGAATAGGAGAGCCAAGGTGAGAACAGGTGACAAAATGGGGATTTATGCATACAGATGATTACGTACCGGCGGGAGAAATTGGAGCGAGCCGGCAGAATTCCTGTACTGCAATAACAGTGAGAAGATCCGCTGCGTCTGTCGGGGCTGCTGAAACAGGATGGGTTAGCAAGGGAAGATAATGGTTAAACTGAGACTTTGAGTTGGGTATATGTTCAAAGAAGGGGAGGGGGTCCGGATGGTTCCTCCAGCGGAA harbors:
- the LOC121644058 gene encoding tripartite motif-containing protein 16-like; protein product: MAQQENQLNPETFSCSICLDLLKDPVTIPCGHSYCMNCIKSHWDGEDQKGIYSCPQCRQTFTPRPVLVKNTMLAALVKQLKKTGLQAAPADHCYAGPEDVACDFCSGRKLKAIKSCLFCLASYCEKHLQSHYDVAPLKKHKLVEPSKNLQENICSRHDEVMKMFCRTDQKCICYLCPVDEHKGHDTVSAAAERTERQRELEVSRQEIQQRIQDREKDVKLLQQEVEAINHSADKTVEDSEKIFTELIRLIQKRSSDVKQQIRSQQETEVSGVKELQEKLEQEITELKRKDAELKQLSHTEDHNQFLHNYPSLSALSESTHSSSINICPLRYFEDVTAAVSELRDKLQDILTDRWTNISLTVTDVDVLLSQPEPKRRAGFLKYSCEITLDPNTAHTLLLLSEGNRKVTRMDQHQSYSSHPDRFTEHWQVLSRESLTGRCYWEVEMKGDVFVAVAYKNISRAGYESGFGFNDKSWALYCFQKSYTFWYNNIGTSISGPRSSRVGVYLDHRAGSLSFYSVSETRTLLHRVQTTFTQPLYAGLYFHPGSSAELCEVK